A single Defluviitalea saccharophila DNA region contains:
- a CDS encoding GerAB/ArcD/ProY family transporter yields MLKKYDGKMGFREFFAVVFFAIGMKLTDTTPILMVELGLNASWMIPIVSGLVIFLSFLFLLSLLKLYKTKSLIDIIYHLTGKFFGSLMILLLFFMVLEYLVVSTRDYADILSTLFYLRTPLKYLLLMLIITAFYISHKGLDIIGSLCWFTYPLIQLVFVVLILLLWKELDFNYLFPLGGPGMKTILKEGVVHSSIVSEIILLSVFFPKVRSYKEYRNANFAGLGISVIFISIFMISFICAYGYFALSTLNYPYHQITRLVSLGRFAKNMESFFLGFWSIGVSVRFGVYFYAGATLGASLIKIKNPKTLLPYLAVIVYILARLPENFTQYVFSVRKVGVTILWTYLLSLSPFLWTVAKLKVEYKS; encoded by the coding sequence GTGCTTAAAAAATATGATGGAAAAATGGGCTTTAGAGAGTTCTTCGCTGTTGTATTTTTTGCGATTGGCATGAAGTTAACCGATACAACTCCCATTTTAATGGTAGAATTAGGCCTAAACGCTTCCTGGATGATTCCTATTGTATCAGGGCTGGTTATTTTTCTTTCTTTTTTATTCCTTTTATCCTTACTAAAACTATATAAAACCAAGAGTTTAATAGATATCATTTACCATCTTACTGGAAAGTTCTTTGGATCTCTTATGATACTCCTGTTATTCTTTATGGTTTTAGAATACCTGGTTGTATCTACAAGAGATTATGCCGATATTCTGAGTACTCTTTTTTATTTAAGAACACCATTAAAATATCTATTACTTATGCTTATTATTACGGCATTCTATATATCCCATAAAGGACTTGACATTATCGGAAGTTTATGCTGGTTTACATATCCACTCATACAATTGGTTTTTGTGGTTTTAATACTTCTTTTATGGAAAGAATTGGATTTTAATTATTTGTTCCCTTTAGGAGGGCCAGGGATGAAAACGATATTAAAAGAAGGCGTCGTCCATTCATCCATAGTCAGCGAAATCATTCTCTTATCCGTCTTTTTCCCAAAGGTAAGATCCTATAAAGAGTATAGAAATGCAAATTTTGCAGGACTTGGTATTTCAGTTATTTTTATATCTATATTCATGATAAGCTTCATTTGCGCCTATGGATATTTCGCATTATCTACCCTCAATTATCCTTATCATCAGATTACACGCTTGGTTAGTCTGGGACGATTTGCCAAAAATATGGAATCTTTCTTCTTAGGCTTTTGGTCCATTGGCGTTTCAGTACGTTTTGGCGTTTATTTTTATGCCGGTGCCACATTAGGGGCATCTCTCATAAAAATAAAAAACCCAAAGACTCTATTGCCTTATCTCGCAGTGATCGTTTATATACTTGCAAGGCTTCCTGAAAACTTTACTCAATATGTTTTTTCGGTCAGAAAGGTTGGGGTTACAATATTATGGACTTACTTGCTTTCTCTCTCTCCATTTTTGTGGACGGTTGCAAAATTGAAAGTGGAATATAAGTCTTGA
- a CDS encoding spore germination protein yields the protein MPSIKITKKNKEDKNNDVPTSPVNAETLTGNLQIDIETFKKIFFFPQNKDFIIRTIQLKGFNVDGCFLYLDGSTSVDTLTSNIIKPLMESGPKNIEDNPIDYITNNIITSKNAQRISNISDITKDIVKGNTIILIQGSLEALSVSTTEFEHRPVEKPVNENVIKGPKESFVESADTNRSLNKKAF from the coding sequence ATGCCTTCTATTAAAATCACTAAAAAAAATAAAGAGGATAAAAACAATGATGTTCCTACCTCTCCTGTAAATGCTGAAACCCTTACCGGTAACCTGCAAATTGATATAGAGACTTTTAAAAAAATATTTTTCTTTCCTCAAAATAAAGACTTTATCATCCGCACAATACAGTTAAAAGGCTTCAATGTGGATGGATGCTTCCTCTATTTAGACGGCTCTACCTCCGTCGATACCCTTACCAGTAATATTATTAAACCCTTAATGGAAAGTGGTCCTAAAAACATAGAAGATAACCCTATAGATTATATTACAAATAATATTATTACTTCTAAAAACGCTCAACGTATCTCTAATATCTCAGATATCACAAAAGATATCGTTAAAGGCAATACGATTATACTGATTCAAGGTTCCCTTGAAGCCCTTTCAGTTTCTACAACGGAGTTTGAGCACCGCCCTGTTGAAAAACCCGTCAATGAAAACGTTATAAAAGGACCGAAGGAATCTTTTGTTGAATCTGCGGATACAAATCGCTCCCTTAATAAGAAAGCATTTTAA
- a CDS encoding spore germination protein, whose translation MNLRIQIAPLIRKHFKSEKLVSESIEVGEKSKNDVYMMYVEGITDPNLINTVRERIKGIKTDFLSNVSMLEQFIEERSYSLISTVMYTERPDRSAAFLAEGHVIFIIDGSPGCLIVPVTFWSFFHAAEDQYQRWFYGNFIRIVRLLAVLISLLTPTLYIAIVNFHGEMIPSDLAVSIAASREVLPFPVITEILLMEISFELIREAGVRVPTTIGPTIGIVGALILGQAAVEANIVSPILVIVVAITGLSSFAIPETALSYTIRISRFLLLMAGASMGFFGISLVLIIGLAYILSITSFGVPFMSPLAPHFPSSNDTFTRAPTFKQGLRPSNVSKSDFIRRKKPKRK comes from the coding sequence TTGAATCTGCGGATACAAATCGCTCCCTTAATAAGAAAGCATTTTAAAAGTGAAAAACTGGTTTCTGAGAGTATTGAAGTCGGAGAGAAATCTAAAAATGATGTATATATGATGTATGTAGAAGGAATCACTGATCCCAACTTAATCAATACTGTCAGGGAAAGAATAAAAGGCATCAAAACCGATTTTCTGTCCAATGTTTCTATGCTTGAGCAGTTTATCGAAGAGAGAAGTTATTCTCTTATTTCTACCGTAATGTACACAGAACGCCCTGACAGATCTGCGGCTTTTTTAGCAGAAGGCCATGTGATATTCATTATTGACGGCTCTCCGGGCTGTTTGATCGTTCCTGTAACCTTTTGGTCTTTTTTTCATGCAGCTGAAGATCAGTATCAACGATGGTTCTATGGCAATTTTATTAGAATCGTAAGGTTGTTGGCAGTATTGATTTCACTTTTAACTCCTACTTTGTATATTGCCATCGTAAATTTCCACGGAGAAATGATCCCCAGCGATTTAGCCGTTTCGATTGCAGCTTCCAGAGAAGTACTTCCTTTTCCCGTAATCACAGAAATACTTTTAATGGAAATATCTTTCGAACTCATCAGAGAAGCCGGAGTAAGAGTACCTACAACCATAGGACCAACCATAGGAATTGTCGGCGCCCTGATACTGGGTCAAGCTGCTGTTGAAGCCAATATCGTAAGTCCTATTTTAGTAATTGTCGTAGCAATTACAGGATTATCTTCCTTCGCAATACCGGAAACTGCCCTAAGCTATACCATTCGAATCTCCAGATTTCTGTTACTGATGGCAGGAGCAAGTATGGGTTTCTTTGGAATTTCTCTTGTTTTAATTATAGGGTTAGCCTATATACTTAGCATTACGTCCTTTGGAGTTCCTTTTATGTCTCCATTGGCTCCTCATTTTCCTTCCAGTAACGATACCTTTACAAGAGCACCTACCTTTAAACAAGGACTTAGACCATCAAATGTATCTAAATCAGATTTTATAAGAAGAAAAAAACCTAAGAGAAAGTAG